AGTTTGCTCGTTGCTGGATGCACAACCATCATAACGATATTCATTTCAAGCCTTGCCGGCTATGCTCTTGCCTGCCTTAAACTCAAGGGGAAAAGATTAATTATGGGCATTATTTTGGCATCATCGATGTTTCCTCAAATCTCAATAGCAGGACCTATCTGGCGCATTCTTGATTTCTTCGGATGGCTTAACTGCTATCAAGGATTGATTCTGCCATATGTAACTTTAACTCTTCCGTTGGGCATCTGGATACTTGCGTCCTTTTTTGACAAACTTCCAAAAGAAATCGAAGAAGCGGCAATGATAGATGGATGCAGTCATATTCAGGTGCTTTTAAAAATAATTGCTCCCTTGTCTTTGCCGGGTATATTCACGGCCTCTATACTTGTTTTCATATATGCATGGAATGAATTCTTCTTTGCTCTTTTAGTTATGACTGAAGAAAAGTATCGCACTCTTCCTGTAGGGATTGCCCTTTTTCAGGGACAATATACAATGCCTTGGGGAGAAATAGCCGCAGCTTCGACAATAGCTACAATCCCACTGGTAATTTTAGTAATGTTTTTTCAAAAACAAATAGTATCTGGACTTTCAGCAGGCGCTGTAAAGGAATGATGATCTATGAATTACTTATTGATCGAAAATATATCGAAATCATTTTCAGATTCATCAATACTGAAAAAAATAAGTTTCGAAGTCGAAAAAGGAGAGTTTTGTGTAATACTCGGTCCCTCGGGATGTGGTAAAACTACTCTTTTAAAGATTATAGCAGGCATCGAGCGTCAAGACAGCGGTAAGATCTTCTTGGAAAATGATATTTCAAATATTCCTCCGCAAAGAAGAAATATTGCAATGGTATTTCAAAGCTATGCCCTTTATCCCCATATGTCAATATTTGAAAATATGGCTTTCCCCTTAAAAATGCAGAAAATGGGAAAAAAAGAAATAGAAGAACGAGTAATTTCCACGGCAAAACTATTAAAAATAGAGAATCATCTAAAGAAAAAACCCCGACAATTATCAGGAGGAGAGAGACAGCGAGTAGCGCTCGGCAGGGCTATTGTGAGAAATCCCAAACTATTTCTTTTTGATGAACCACTTTCGAATCTCGATGCCCGCCTTCGCTCAAAAATGAGAAGAGAAATAATTGACCTCCATAACAAATTACAAACCACAATAATCTATGTAACTCATGATCAATTTGAAGCTATGACAATGGCAGACAAGATTATCTTACTCAACAAAGGAGAAATACAACAGATAGGCACTCCAGATGAACTCTATAATTCACCTAAAAATCTTTTTACAGCACAATTCATAGGCACTCCTGAAATAAATCTTATCGAAGGATATTTAGTGAATGAAGAAGGAAGATTTTTCTTCAAGAGCGGAAATTTTTCACTGGAAATTGGAACCTCAACGAAACTTAAAGAAATTGAAGGGGAAAAAATAATTATGGGAATACGATCTGAATCATTTTATATAGACAAAGGAAATATTAGGGGAAAAATAAGAAACTTGGAAAATTTAGGTTCAGAGATCCTTGCATACATCGATATTGAAGGACTCGAAAAAAAGTTGGTTATTAAATGTCCCAAGCAATTTCAGGGAAAAACGGGAAGCGATATAGCTTTAGACATAAAAATGAAGGAAATCCATTTCTTTAAAGATGAAGAAAATGTGTGGTCAGGGTGTAATTCATAGTTTTTTGTTCTTACATAAAAGATGCTTTACAAATCATCAGAACCCTTTTTTCCCAAATCATTTTTGTAATAATCAGGATATAGTTTCTTCGCGCAATCAGGACAGAGCCCATGCGAAAATTTCACATCACTACTTCTTCTCATATATGATTCAAGCATCTGCCATTCACCTTTCTCATCCTTGATTTTCTTACACGATGAACATATGGGCAAAATTCCTTCAAGTTGATTGATATGCGCAATACTTTCTTCAAGGGCCGCTATATTTCTCACAATAAAGCGTCCGAGATAATAAATTATCAGAGCAAAAATAATAAAAAAAAGTATATGAATAATATAGATTCTTTTTAATGCTTCCGATGTGGCATTTTGATATGATGTATATGGGAAACTAACACTGAGTCCTCCTCTAACATCGCCTATTTTATAACCTTGTTTCTCATGGCATTTTAGGCAGGATTCTTCAACAAGAAGTGGAGCCATATAGCGAAAAATTTCAACCCCCTTTTGATTTGTTACATCAGAAACTTCACTCATACCCTCTTCAAATTTTTTCAGCATCTTAGCTTCCCATTGATCAGGTTTATTTGAGGGATTCAAAGGTTTTAGGCTGGTCAAGTGAATATGAACTTCGGAATCGTTTTTAAGATATTCCGATATCATTCTTGTCATATATGCAGGATTTACCTTTGTAAGCTTCATTCCTTCTTTAGTTTCAATATCTCTCAAAGGGTCTTCAAGATACACATTCGGCTGGGAATTTTCCGTAACAAATATATAAACTCCTCCATGCATAGCATTCCACCGCCGTGCTACGACAAAAGCCTTGAAAAATGCTTGGCCTCTATTTTGTGCAAATGTATGAAACTGTTGGCGTGTTTTTTTAACATTGATATAAAGTGAAATTGCATCGACTGTAAAAAACAAGCACAATAGGAAAACAAGATAAATCTTAATGCGGTATTGAGCTGTACTTTGATTCATATTTATTAAAATTCATTTTTTTAAGTTTATTTCTCATTTTAAGACAATAATCAAACATAATAAAGGCATCAGTGGAAGAAAAAAAAGAGAGGAATAATGGATTTAAGTTTCTGGGAAACAATCAAAATAAATTATAGTATCATTTTATAAGAAAAACAATAGCACCTATCAATTCAAATAGATGTCTTGAAGCCCTAAATACTAAATCTAATTCCCCCCACCGATAAGTGAGCCAAAGGAAAGGATGTCTCCTTCTTTCAACTTCGTATTTAGCTTCTCTGGATACTCATATTCATAATCTACAGGCCTGTTGTTTA
The DNA window shown above is from Candidatus Schekmanbacteria bacterium and carries:
- a CDS encoding carbohydrate ABC transporter permease; protein product: MKNISYKLTFLLTTAVVVLVSIFPFLWFVSTSFKREIEISSIPPIFIPSFNMQFYQSTISNYDIFLYIKNSLLVAGCTTIITIFISSLAGYALACLKLKGKRLIMGIILASSMFPQISIAGPIWRILDFFGWLNCYQGLILPYVTLTLPLGIWILASFFDKLPKEIEEAAMIDGCSHIQVLLKIIAPLSLPGIFTASILVFIYAWNEFFFALLVMTEEKYRTLPVGIALFQGQYTMPWGEIAAASTIATIPLVILVMFFQKQIVSGLSAGAVKE
- a CDS encoding ABC transporter ATP-binding protein, whose translation is MNYLLIENISKSFSDSSILKKISFEVEKGEFCVILGPSGCGKTTLLKIIAGIERQDSGKIFLENDISNIPPQRRNIAMVFQSYALYPHMSIFENMAFPLKMQKMGKKEIEERVISTAKLLKIENHLKKKPRQLSGGERQRVALGRAIVRNPKLFLFDEPLSNLDARLRSKMRREIIDLHNKLQTTIIYVTHDQFEAMTMADKIILLNKGEIQQIGTPDELYNSPKNLFTAQFIGTPEINLIEGYLVNEEGRFFFKSGNFSLEIGTSTKLKEIEGEKIIMGIRSESFYIDKGNIRGKIRNLENLGSEILAYIDIEGLEKKLVIKCPKQFQGKTGSDIALDIKMKEIHFFKDEENVWSGCNS
- a CDS encoding DUF3365 domain-containing protein, translated to MNQSTAQYRIKIYLVFLLCLFFTVDAISLYINVKKTRQQFHTFAQNRGQAFFKAFVVARRWNAMHGGVYIFVTENSQPNVYLEDPLRDIETKEGMKLTKVNPAYMTRMISEYLKNDSEVHIHLTSLKPLNPSNKPDQWEAKMLKKFEEGMSEVSDVTNQKGVEIFRYMAPLLVEESCLKCHEKQGYKIGDVRGGLSVSFPYTSYQNATSEALKRIYIIHILFFIIFALIIYYLGRFIVRNIAALEESIAHINQLEGILPICSSCKKIKDEKGEWQMLESYMRRSSDVKFSHGLCPDCAKKLYPDYYKNDLGKKGSDDL